The Juglans regia cultivar Chandler chromosome 6, Walnut 2.0, whole genome shotgun sequence genome contains the following window.
aaatatatctcaGTTATTAAAGATTTTAATGATGTCATTAAAGAAGTGCCAAGGTGAGACTTAATGATGTCATTATACAAGAGAAATCAGTTTCTGGTCCATTCCTTTAGCTCAAGTTCTTACCTGGGTTCAATTTTCATTCAGATGGGAAAAGATATTGAAGTTTCATGTAGCAGTGAGAGAACATACAAGCACTTGTGCAGCAGTGGGAGGAAACAACTCTGGGGGGCCATCATATTTGCCAAAACCTGTCAACTCCATTCAATGCATCCAAATCAGAGTGAAGAAACTCTTCCAGTAATCACTGAAGCAGTCAACAGAAAACTGGATAAGATGATCATAGAAGGAGATTTTCTAGTGCTAACCACAGCATTTCAAAAACGCCCACATAAACTTCGTTTCTCATAGACCATATATGTTGATACCAATCACTGTCATTTGCTAATTGCTGGAATTTCCATCGACAAAAACTCATGATATCTCAGTTGGAGTTGTTTTAGCTATAAATTATTCTGAGGGGTTCTAGCTGATTATTCATATCAAGAGCATTTGCATAATTTCAAGATGATCCCAGGCATGTGGAGAACGTACGTTAGACCAGATTTAGAACAAGTTAGTGCAGGGTAACCTAACTATTTCAGGCAGTTTCAGTAGCTTTAGTACTTGTGCAAAGTTTGAATGTGACCCCTGCAGTGCTAGTATATGTATGGTTTTGGTCCGAGGTTTGCAGCATTTGTGTAATCTGGCAAAGGCATTTAAATGTTAGATATCAAGCTTGTTGCTTTACTCTGCAAGATctcttttacattatttttgctAATGATACTGTCAATTTGTATATGCAATTCTGGCTATTGAGTCTATGTGGTAAATTCCTtcgataataatttttttttttgttgtcttttttaacCGAATGTGACAACTATAACTTCCAATGATTGTCATTCCTtaacaaatttgaaggaattgATTGTCGAATGGTGTACAAGTTTAGTTATATTATATctcgtaatattttttaaagatgctTCAAGCTCGAGGAGAGATATTGGTTGTGATGCTAAGATAACCATAACCAGTAACAGCTCAAATCATGTATGCTGTATTAAAGGAGTACAATTGGTTAATATGGATTTTGACAGAGCAACGGAAAATACGCCTGGATATATTGTATGGGTGGGGTACTCCACTTTACAATCTTTTGAACTAAAGGTTTTGGACAATTTGCAAGTTCAATTTGAGAAGGTGCCATTTTATAAAAGTTGCAGAGCCAAAGTGAgagcaaacaaaaaaagaaaagttggagGTACTCCAAGCACTGCAGAAAGTGTTCAGGAGAATGTTAGGATGCTTTCTGAGGTACTCCAAGCACCAGAACCAGCAAAGTTGGAGGTtagtcatatatttttttctgatgGGTGGATACATAAGATTATAAGGTTTCTTTTCTAGTTTTGGAGTATAGGAATTGAGTAGTCATGATACACAGCATTTTAACAGGTTCAAATACCATACCAAGCTACGGTAACTAAAATAACTCATAAATTCATGATCTTTTGAAGGTCAAACTAATTTAACATTAACTACACAATCTTTTTTTAACTAATGCGTACTAAATGTTCTTGACTTTAGGTTTCTCAAGTTTGCTATCAGTGTTAAAGGGAGATGTAAAAGTAAAGAATGGATGCATTTGAGCTATCAGTACAATAAAGAGCACACATTTCTGTAAATGGGATTGAAAAGGTAAAAAACAGCATTGAAGTTATAAAACTCTTTTGGCATCTCTGAAGGATATAAAAATCCAATACCTGAAATCTGTATTCGTTTCGTTAGGTATTGGGCCTTCTAAGTCAAATCTTTCTGGCACAAACTCTTCAGCTTTCTCCCAGACCTAGAAAAATAACAACGAGATTGCCAaaatgtgggtttttttttttttcccgataaGTACCAAAATGTAGAAATGTGGAAAGACAAGTAAATCAGACATCTCAGGTCCGTTTcaattatgcattaaattactGAATTGCACAATAAAAGAAGTTACATTTGACCATAAAAAGGGAAGTTTAAACAACATAAGCCGATACCTGTGAGGAATGATGGATATTATATACAGAAATCATAATGTCTTGACCAGCATTAACCTTGAAAGCTCCAGGAAGCACGTCAGCAACTTGAGCTCTTCTTAATAAGACCTAGAAGATTTGAAAGAGTGAAATAAGCAACAAATTGAGTCAGCAGAATTACCACATACTCTttctatttcatattattttgatataagtgGAAGAGAAAGAACGCAACTGACAGGAGGATGTGGATATAGACGGAGTGACTCAATTATCCAGCGGGTCAAGAACTTTAGATCCTTAATATCTTCATAAGCAGGAGGTTTTCCTTGTAGAACTCCGTCAACTTCCTCTTGTGCTTTCACCAATGAGGTCGAGTCCTGCAAAGGATGATGAACAATAAACAGTTTCTCCACATACCACATTCAAGGGAAAAGATAGTCTGAATCACGTCCAAATTTATTACTGCAATCAAAGTAGCATATCAATATTTTACACATGTTCTATAGTTCACCAGATCCACAATACAAATCATAAGAACTTAAGCAAGGGTCCATGAATCGGTAAGGATCGGGCTGTGATAGTAACTTAAGGGCTACAACCTCTTATAAATTACTTCTTAACACATATATTGGACCCATTTGAATAGCAACAGAACCCAATTACCTATGTTGAGCCAACATTTCGAGCCAACAGGCAGTTTAGGGGTCAAAACATTGGTACAAGGCATACACGGACCACAGATGAGAACGGTATTGTTCAATTAggacaaaaaaatcaaaagaaatctTTCAAGTATCGAGAGATGGGTATAAATCGGTGtgatgttatatatttattctgaATCAGCAACACAGAGCCTGCCTATGCAGTCAGATGCTAAAGTTAGCATCAATTTATCATACAAATGGCAGACTCAAATAATAAAGAGAGAAGTGAAGATGGAAAGGATACCTTACTCAGAAGATAGAGTGTCCACGTCAACACTGAACCATTGTgctaaactaaaataataattgggCCATTGTGCTATTTAACAGTCAGTGTCGGAATAGCATAGAATGATTTTCATGATCATCTTTTTCAACAAGCATCTGTGCTAAAACAGAGTAAAGTCAATCGCTGTGGGACCAACTTGATCATTCTAAACAActttgaaagttaaaagttgtaTCTTTGTGGGATATTCTTCTGTCTTTTTACAACAAAGTCATCATCTAATCGAAATCAATGGACCaaattgaacattttttttttttttgtcaatgtTCAGAACATGTCTGGCTGGACTACTTTGTTGGAGAGTCTTTGAAGATAGAGGGAGACAACCTCCAAGTTAAACTTTTTTGCACTTCAAAATCGGTGTTCTTCAAAGCTTTCAGAATCCATATCATACAAAAGCAtgaagagagagtgaaaaatcATCCAGGTGTGCTGCGTGAAGATGAATGTTTAGGTGGaatcttcaatttttgttttctattcccCTGTTTTATCAGCAACCAAACTGTGGATGGGGAGACAGATGAGCATGAGGAGATTGAATTAGAGCAATGAATGTATTGGATGGTACTTTTGCCTTTTGTTCCATAGGTTGAACTGTACTAGTTTTTAGGTAAAGATTGCTCTGCTATCACTATCAGGGTCTTGTtccattttatagtttttctGCGTTTTAGCATTCTAGGCACAAATTCATCACCAATGATAAAtgatgttgatgttggaagttccATATGCCAAGGTTTTATTTTGTCTTTGGACTCTGTATTTTGTAGAatttgtgtgatttggaaaTTCAAAAGGCTGTAAACTTCCACTTTGAACACCATTGAATTTCAAGGTTTATAGGGCATTTTCTTGTGGTGATTTTGACTTGTCTAATTGCAACAAAATGCATGCTTGTAGGGAATCATGTAAAAAATCCTTAATTGGATGATCAGGTATGTCTCTGTCCATGTTTCTGTCTCTTTATTATATCTCTcttttatgcatatatatgatttggTTTATTGGTTACTTTAGGTGGCATTATATTTTCTGGAAATAGGGTTCCAGACTGGTTTAGCCATTGCAAAGAGacctcaaaaaataattcatttgaaattaaTGGGATCCTGCGTTCGAATGAGATTAAAGGAATCGCCATTGGAAAGGAAAGAGATTCTTGGATATCAACATTGACCaacatgatatattttttttctgatgGGTGGATACATAATATTATGaggattcttttctattttgggAGAAATCAAACCAAGTTTCGAGTATAGGAATTGAGTACTCATGATACACAGCATTTTAACAGGTTCAAATGCCATACGAAGCTATAGTAACATTAACTCATAAATTGAGTGCTCATGGTAGGTGAATACCTTATGCAAAGAGAGGAAACTTGGCAGTTACATGGATGAAAAGAGGGAGTCGTTCCTATAAAATAACTAAAGACtacatataaaaacaaagaacatCGAGCCTAagaatttatgtatatatgttagTACCGAATAGAAGGAAGACTTGCACGGATAAAAAAAAGGAGATGGTAtccaattttattgacaaaaagaggagaggaaacgtgagaattgttttttataagaaatgaattaACTTCATTAGAGATAACAATTACAGACATTTATCAAGTCAAAGGGCTTGAGAAAGAAAGTCTAAAATACAATCTCACCACATTTGAATACTCTCAACACTCCATGCATAACGGGCAAGCTTATGAGCTGTCATATTCTCCTCTCTATacacatggttaaaaatacaaGAGCTGAAACAACtcttaagtttataaatttcaGTGTATAGAGCGCCTTTAAAAGAGTCCACCATATTACTTTATTGTAGAGATTGTATCAACAGCAAGCAATCACTCTCAACAATTATATTAGAAATACCCATAGTGGAACACAGTTGAAGGCCT
Protein-coding sequences here:
- the LOC118348688 gene encoding carotene epsilon-monooxygenase, chloroplastic-like encodes the protein MFMDLQKAGTGVILRDEHGQVLMAASKVEFEVENPEVIELLAHNGSVLTWTLYLLSKDSTSLVKAQEEVDGVLQGKPPAYEDIKDLKFLTRWIIESLRLYPHPPVLLRRAQVADVLPGAFKVNAGQDIMISVYNIHHSSQVWEKAEEFVPERFDLEGPIPNETNTDFRYWIFISFRDAKRVL